TCAGGGACGAGATGACGGACCTCGGCTTCAAGCGTGTCGAAGGTGACGGAGGCAGGGTCAAGTGGTGGACGAGGGTGTGAGGTTCTGCCAGGGGTGACGCGCTGCGTGGGGTGACGCCCGCTCAGTCGAGCGCATACCCGATCTCGGGCGTCAGCTCAACCCGACTCTTCATGAACGTCCCGCTGCCCCGCGCGAGCTCTCGTCCTTCCTGATCCGTGAGCACCGACTCCGCGATCAAGAGCCGGCGCGAGCGGTGGACCACGTTGCCCACCGACGTGATCACGCCCTCCGCCACCGGTCGCGTGAAGTACACGTTAAACGTGACTGTGAGCAGGAAGACGTCGTCGATCAGCGAGTTCGACGCAAAGAACGCCGCATCGTCCAGCGCCTTGAAGTAGACGGAGCCGTGCACGGCGTCGAGCGCGTGGTGAAAGTCCGGCCGTAGCTCGATGACCACCTCGG
The sequence above is a segment of the Gemmatimonadota bacterium genome. Coding sequences within it:
- a CDS encoding PaaI family thioesterase — its product is MSHDHYRKLERMYGSARTNEYYRPTMLISEGRAEVVIELRPDFHHALDAVHGSVYFKALDDAAFFASNSLIDDVFLLTVTFNVYFTRPVAEGVITSVGNVVHRSRRLLIAESVLTDQEGRELARGSGTFMKSRVELTPEIGYALD